ACGGACTCTTTGGATGGACGTTAGGCAAAGGGACTATGATTGCACTTTTTTGGAAATAAAAGATTCTAAATGCAAAAAAATAATTAAGAGACTCTGATTGCTATTTGGTGTATAATCAagagaccaacggagcaaaaaaaaaTCAATTATTATTGCACTACGTATTATTGTTACAGATGATGtcttatattatatttatagtatAAGGCCCTATAATAATTAAGATAACTCTCATGAGAATTTGAAAGGTTGTCGTTAAGATGTATAGAGTTTTTATACATAGcagttatatatttagtttaaaatGACAATTATTGAATTGAAAAATATGTTTATGCAACTTGATAGTCATGTAGTTGGTAAAATAATAGTAGTAAACAATAGTTATAGTTATACAAAGTTACTgggtgttggtgattttagtgtcatccaacgtacattttaattagttgcgatttacttgaatgcaggtgttagctagctatacttatcaacgggtttggagagtgtggagtacacgcccgtaagagttggctgctaactgtcgcgcaaaatgcgggggtcaagggggccccttgcggggtccaaggggcagcgcccctcgcGGGGCTCGGGGCAGCGCCCCGAAACCTCAACCCAAATGACACCATCTGTTACTATACGTTTTATTGAAAGGATGTCATTCAACAGTTTTTCCCGCCAAATATGAAGGGTTACACCCTTTCGGTTTTAACTGTTTTCCTATAACAGTTTTTGGACGTTTTTCATTCATTCATTCTGCATTCATCAACAAacagaaacacacacatattctctaacaatttgatcagtgatttcattgccaaaaacacttattgcgttcttgtcttatccctgtaaagatttcgtgcaaccaaggcaatcgtagggtcgaaatactttatagagacagtgattacacgattcaagaacgaatccggcagtcaatttatACCCGATTTCTAACACTGGGTGGTATGTTGTAACTAGGCCCCTAATTTCTAGCATTATAATAATCGATTTTCTAGTAAGAACAAAGTATAGTTCGGTTCAACTGTTCagaatatacatacatatgcaagaACAAATCTTTCCAATTTAAGAAAGTTAACCATCTTGCACAAGACCAAAATTTTCCAATTCAAGAAGGCGAATCGCCGTCTCCGGTAACTTGACGCTTGTTACGTTTCAAAATCGCTTTAATCTCGGCTTCTTTCTTGTCATAAAACTCGATCAGATCTTTAAAACTTGTGGACCTCAATGTTCGTCTTGAACTGCGCCTAGCTGACTTAGGTTCGGGAAACTCAGGAAGCTCGTGTGCTGCTTCTTCATCGGGAGAGAATCTACGGTATTGACAAAACACTCTAAGAAAGTAAATGCTGAGAGAAATGAAGCATGCGATACCACATATAAGAAACAGGCCCCAAAAACTGCTTAGAGAAAGGCTATTTGTGTCTATTTCTGAAACTTGAGATGAACATGAACTCGATGCCAACCATTTGTCGTGGATTCTTTGTAATTCCCCGTTTTCCGATAGTTGCAGAATGGCGGTCGATAAGTCAACCGCTAAGGGAGAATCCCTTTGGAATGCCTGAAATAAATGCCAAAAAAAACCCATTAATAGGAGCTAACTGCTCTCAAGGGCGCTTTGATATAATATAATGATTAAGCGCTGAATGATTCAAAGGATCCGATTGAACTTGGTTCCGAATAACAATAACCTATTTGAAATCATTCTTAATGAACTCTACCAATGATGTAAAATATATAGACcttataaatgaataaataaaactatatatttgtTGGCAAAAGGTGTAGATCGACAGGGACACCCAAACCCTGCGTTTCCTTTGAAAAACCACCCCCGTAAGAGCCAGCTTGTAAAATACCTCCACCGAATATCCCCATGTGGCAGGAACAATTATCATCCCACTTTGTAATGGGTTGTATATTCTTGCCAAGAGTGGGAATTGATCATGAGCCCATTTTGGCAAAGGTTTCCACATGGAGGGCCCCAGCTTCTAAGGTAACAGGTTCTAAGGTAACAGGTGAGCTACTAGCTCATTGGTAAGTATATAATTGTTTACTAAGTGTTGATATAATCTATGGAGGATATCAAAGGAATTAGAGGTGTTGAATGGTTAAGAGAATAGTTCAACTCCGAATGGTTTAGCACATTCCGATGTCACAAACAAATGCACTAAGTGCTTAACGGTTCAACATTTACTGCTAAACCATTCAATTAAGAGGCAATCAAACGCACCCTTAATGTAAAATTAGAAGCagactttaacttttaagatcaaACAGAATGTTTTTCAACTTCAAACTTGATACATTTGCTCAAAATATTTATGGAACCCTAGAGTTAAAGCTTCACACGTGAAGTTAAACTATTATGGTCAAAAGTAGGAAAAGTAAAAAAACTTACGAATCCCCAGCCGCTTTTGGTGAACTCGCGACCGACAATCTTGAACTCACATTGTGTGTAACTCATAAAAAGCTCGACATAAGGAAGCTCATCAACAATGGCAGCTACACCACCCTGTTTCGGACCAAGGTGAAGTGCATTCATATATTCAGCTTTGTCTTTCAATGATCTGATTCTAGATGGTGCAATGTTAAGCTCTTGGACCAAATAGTTATACGCAAAAGATCCATCTTGAACTCCAATTGGGTCTTTAATTGAAATCAACCCATCTATCCCCTCGATCCTTGAAGTCAACTGTTGAACGGTCAAGATCGAAGTCAAACTTGCGGTGTAGCTTGAATTGATAATTAACACCACAAACAACCATAATAGTAGAACGAACCGCCCCAATGTGCTAACCGTGTTTTCTCCTGCATAAACAACTCTACTAAGTAAAGTTTTGATCTTGAATGTTAAATTATCAAAATAAGATAATTCTAAAGTGCGTAATCAAACATATCATGCTTACTATGAGAAAAGAACATAGTTGAAAAACTGAACCAGAAAATTGTGATGATTTGTTGACTCGGGGGCCCACGAAACTCATGGTTCAAACGATGTTCAAGAATCCAAACAACACATCCAACAAGAAGAAAGAAACCGCCAGTAACAAGCCACATTTCAAGGGTGAAAGGTCTGAGAAAAGCCCATGGGCTGGTTTTCGATTTCTTGACAGGAACAACTATAACGAGTCCCGATTCCATATATGGTTGTGTGAAATCAACTATCCTTGTTCGATTTGTAGTAATTGTAACATCTCCAACAGCTGCATCAAATTTCTAAACAACAAGAAAAATCAAATTTCAACTTTTATCAATTGGTATTTGCAGGTGTCAACAAAAAGTAAACATCATGTAAGAACTTACATTTTCAGCAACAGAAGATATAAGATTGCTATAACTCGGGTTTCGAATCCCGTCCCCAAATAAAATATATTCCCGAGGCACAGCGTACGGTAGTAAATTCACAGCAGCTTCAAAAACATCGAAGCTATACCCCTTTACACCTTGTGGAGACTTATCGTCTTTCGTTATAACCTCTTTGTAACTATGTCGATACGGTACACCGATCCTCAACGGCTTCCCGTTGTTCGGGAACACCCATCCACGTGGCTTCACACTCGTTTCACCAGGCCAAATAACACCATAAAGACGTTTAGTATCATTTGAACTGTTCAAAGGCTTGGAATACAAACTATCGGGGGTGTCAACCGACAAACCAGAGTAGTTTGACCAATATCCGATGGTCCGTAATCCGGTCCCACCAATGTTAAGAATATCATAAGCCggatgaatcagattcttatcctGATCGAACTGAACTTCACCCGTTAAACCAGTAAAATTTGTTGATAGAATCAGATCAAGTAATTTAGGACCTTCGTTGAACATGTGAAGTGCTGATAATCGAAGTTGGCTTCCGTTTGTGCTTTGAAGTTTCGGGTCAGAAGAAAATGTGATACTTTCGCCCGATTTTAACAAAGTATCAAGAGCATACCCGAGTAACCAAACAGAATCATAAGCATAAAGAGCATACGAATTGAAACTCGGTGTTTCCTTTCGTTTGATGTTTTTCCATTTTGTTTCAAACGATTTTTTCAACTCGGAATTCGGTGTGTGTTGTCGAAGTGACAACACACCTTGTAATAAGTCCATAGTGTCGGGACCTGGCGGTTCTGACGAATCCAGAACCGACGGGACCCACTCTGTGGTTATCCATACATAACCACTTGTCATCATTCCTAGTTTCTTCGCAACCGAGAATATTTCTAGACCCGAATCGGGATTCACGTGAACAACATAAACACGTGACTCCATTAAATTAACTGCAGTCAATATTTCACTTATGTCGTCTGCTGATGCACCTGACGCAAAAGCCGCTTTATATGAGATCTTGGCTCGTTTCTTGGCTAACGAATCGCCTAACGATGAAATCCCGTTTCTACCATAATCATCATCTACAAATATTGCAATTACTTCTTTCCAATCATAGTAATCAACCAAGTCTGCAATGGCTGACATTTGGTAATAATCATTTTGAGTCGTACGAATGAAATAAGGATATTGGAGAGCTGATAATGTGGGGTCCGTAGCGCCGAAAGAAAGTAGAGGTACGTGAAGTTCGTTAACAACGTGTGAGATAACATGTGCTATGGTTGATGACTGGGGCCCGATTGCAGCCACCACATCATTCTCCATCAGCTCCAAAGCTACATcaacattaaaaaaaaataataataagtcaaAAGACAGTCTTTGACTTTTACATTCAAATTCAAAGTGATGTTCATTTAAAAGTTTATAACCATAATTACAGTATGTTCTTAGTGTTCCTAAAATGATTAATTTTCTCTAATGATTAATGAAGCTTAATCTCAAACATCACATGTTTCATGTGCATTATATTAACTCAAAAAGTAAAACCATGACATATGATATGAAGCACAAAGTCAAACATATCAACTAGCATTAGTATAGAAACAAGTTGCTATTCATATATTCTTAATTCTTTTGTTATCAATTTTTCTTTTTTCCAACCTTTTGTTTAAGAAATTTGCCATAGTAATACTGTAAAGCTACAAAATTATGTGCTAGGATACTAAAACTGATATGTACAACAATAAAGTAGGTGTTGATCTTTGGTGTACACAGTTACAGCAAAGCAGCTGCTTTTTCCCTGTATAAAagcaaatacttttttttttttaccaaaaaaaaGCAAATACTTTGGTGTACAAACTTTTGAATGCATAATTTTGGCTATGCTACACCAAACTTTATATTATTGATTTATGATACACAAACACATTAATACATCTGCCTTATAACAATGTAAACATGATTGAACTAAGTAAAAAGCTGGAAGTAAAATGTAAAAATTAACAGAGAATTATATTACCTTCAATGGTGCCAAGAAATCCACTGCAATTAGTATCATGTAAAATGAGATTCAATTGGGTGTCACCAAGAATGTTTGCATCAGCATTAACATCATCAACAGCAGCTTCAATTGCAGGTTTCACAGACCTCCCAATTACTGAATTCACTGTTAACAAAGCTCCAATGTTTACAACCTTTGGTCTTCTTGATGATGCTGCTGATGATGTTGATGAATTTACAGTTTTACCCTCATCTGCCATGGCAACTACCACCATGACCCACATGCCATAAATCAAGAAAATCATAAATTTTCTCATCATAGGTTGATAAAAATCCATTTTTTGAAGATACCCTTTTAAAGCTCAAGTCAACTGGAGTTGCTGACCTCACATCTGCACCTAAAGGAGCAGTTTTTACAAGACATTAgtgtgaaatatgaaatcttgaatTTTAGAACAAAAGTCAAGAATTTCAAGATAGCTGAACCCTAACCACATGAATACCAGATAAACCTTTTTTTGGACAAGAAATTTAATCCATCAAAGTGGTTGTTAGATATGGATACCCACAATGGAAACCAGAGAtttacaataaaaaaaataaaaggatgagaattatattatattaagaatataataaataaatatcgaGAAAAGGTAACAGCTAAACAAAAATTAGATGATGATGAAGTCAATCAAAATTTAAGGATTGTGATTAAAGAATTGtagaaattaaataataaataaaaattagggAGTATAATAAAATGATGAAGAACTTAGAAAGTGAGATGAGTGAGGGAAAATAATAGACAAATTGCTACTGTATAATCAACGAAACTCCTTTCTTTTGAATATCAACactaatttttattatatttatcaaatttaatgtaacttataataatatataatataatatgtataataatataattcatttaatatgtataatataattcAACTTGACTTTAACAGTTTTACCTATTAAAAGAAATACAAAATTAAAGTAGTGTATTCAATTTCAATTTTAACCATTTTATGATGGCATTATATTTGACTATCTAGTATAGTATTTTTCAACCATCAATTCAATCACCGTTGATttgaaccattatatatatatatatatatatatatatatatatatatatatatatatatatatatatatatatatagtggtaggatcaagagggaagtaaccattcggggggaagcggggggaagcaaaaacttttttttttcgttttttgaaaaaactttgttcacgaacattatagatgagatgaaaatatgaacatttagtagagacactttgtgataaatgtttttattttggcggaaaaacgctcgaagaagtaatatataacaattatcgtgtttttcgagcgtattttgaggtttttagctattggggtttagatattagggtttatagggtttagatattagggttt
The window above is part of the Rutidosis leptorrhynchoides isolate AG116_Rl617_1_P2 chromosome 1, CSIRO_AGI_Rlap_v1, whole genome shotgun sequence genome. Proteins encoded here:
- the LOC139886233 gene encoding glutamate receptor 3.4-like gives rise to the protein MDFYQPMMRKFMIFLIYGMWVMVVVAMADEGKTVNSSTSSAASSRRPKVVNIGALLTVNSVIGRSVKPAIEAAVDDVNADANILGDTQLNLILHDTNCSGFLGTIEALELMENDVVAAIGPQSSTIAHVISHVVNELHVPLLSFGATDPTLSALQYPYFIRTTQNDYYQMSAIADLVDYYDWKEVIAIFVDDDYGRNGISSLGDSLAKKRAKISYKAAFASGASADDISEILTAVNLMESRVYVVHVNPDSGLEIFSVAKKLGMMTSGYVWITTEWVPSVLDSSEPPGPDTMDLLQGVLSLRQHTPNSELKKSFETKWKNIKRKETPSFNSYALYAYDSVWLLGYALDTLLKSGESITFSSDPKLQSTNGSQLRLSALHMFNEGPKLLDLILSTNFTGLTGEVQFDQDKNLIHPAYDILNIGGTGLRTIGYWSNYSGLSVDTPDSLYSKPLNSSNDTKRLYGVIWPGETSVKPRGWVFPNNGKPLRIGVPYRHSYKEVITKDDKSPQGVKGYSFDVFEAAVNLLPYAVPREYILFGDGIRNPSYSNLISSVAENKFDAAVGDVTITTNRTRIVDFTQPYMESGLVIVVPVKKSKTSPWAFLRPFTLEMWLVTGGFFLLVGCVVWILEHRLNHEFRGPPSQQIITIFWFSFSTMFFSHRENTVSTLGRFVLLLWLFVVLIINSSYTASLTSILTVQQLTSRIEGIDGLISIKDPIGVQDGSFAYNYLVQELNIAPSRIRSLKDKAEYMNALHLGPKQGGVAAIVDELPYVELFMSYTQCEFKIVGREFTKSGWGFAFQRDSPLAVDLSTAILQLSENGELQRIHDKWLASSSCSSQVSEIDTNSLSLSSFWGLFLICGIACFISLSIYFLRVFCQYRRFSPDEEAAHELPEFPEPKSARRSSRRTLRSTSFKDLIEFYDKKEAEIKAILKRNKRQVTGDGDSPS